Part of the Spirochaeta isovalerica genome, AAACTCTTCAACATCAGTGGTATCAGGTATAAGTCGCACATTTTGATAAAGGTTAATAAGAATTGCTTTTTGAAGGAAGACATGGAATACTTTAAAACTCGGAGACTTGGTTACTAGCGGCTGCCCTCATTTAAAGGGTTATGATTGCTTGAGCCGTATGATGGGAAACTATCACGTACGGTTCTTAGGGGAGAGGGAACCTGCGAAGGTTTCCTTTTACCCGACAGTCCGACTAGTCGGGATTCTAGAACTCGCCCCTCCATGGGCGAGAATAAAAAAAGGTTGTGTAATGCCGCAAATTACCCAAGTAAAAGTCGATCCTAATAATGAAGATTTAGACTTTATTGTTTCTTCTTGGACATATAATCCAACGAAAGAACGGATAAAGGAAAGAATTTCTAGGCACCTTTCAGAAGGAAAACTATTTTCGATGGTGTATCAAAATCAGTTAATCGGAGCAGTTGCTTATAAAGAAATAGATCAAAATGTTTCTGAAATAACAGGGATAGGGATTTCTGTAAAACATCGAAATCAAGGTTTCGGGAGGCAATTAATTAATATAATTGAGCAAGAAATTCCAACAAAAGAAATCCTGATTGAGACTGATAATAACGCTGTTAATTTTTATGAACATTGTGAATATAAGATTTACAATACAAAGACGCTTGATAATGGGATAATTCGATATCAATTAATTAAGAAGAAAATATAACAAAAAAAGCAGCAGACGCTTTACAGTTTATTTCAAAAATGATGTAGAATCTGATTCAACTTCGTTTTACTGGTTCCAGCGCAGCTGATTTTGACGTTATTTTTAAGATACAATAAAACAAAAAAGAGGTAATTATGAAATCCATAAAAACACTAATCATCGTTATTTTTACAATTATTTTTTTAATATCATGTTCTTCAATTCCTAAGCCTTCGGACAATTTTGATGGAATAGTAGTAGTTGACGTAATTCAAACAGGTGTTTTTAATGAAAAACTTGGCGATTCAGTAATAAAAGTAATTGATGAAGAAAGTCTTCTGGAAATTCAAAGTACAGTAATACGTAGTAACGGACGCGTAATAATTAAGTTACCAAGTGGAGTTTACAGACTTAAAGCTGCATATTCTCCAAATAGAAAAGATGATCATGCTGTGTCAATTCTGAATGAGTCAATAGTTGTTGAAAAAGGTAAGGTTCAATATGTTAACCAATATGTTGAATTCCATTTTGAAAAAATTGGAACCGGTGGTTTCTCTCCGAAAACCTTTTGGAAACAAATTTCCAAAGAAAAAATGGAGCAGAACATAAAAGATATTGAAGGCAATAACAATATTACATTTTGGAACCTTGTTTATTAAATATTATTAAGCAGTCCCAAACGCCATCCATGACGTTTGGGAAGTTGTAATAAACTCGTCGAACTCATCACTTAACAGACAATACATGCTCGTTTCACTCGGGCTTCGCCAAATCTACCACTACCACTTCGTGCTAGACTTCACTTATTGTCGAAACGTTATAGAAAACCGGAATTTAGTGGTTCTTTCTCGCCCGTCCTTGGGCTCGAATATCGTAAAATACTAGATTCTCTGGTATAATAATAGCATGAGTACGCAAGAAATGATTAAAGAAGCATTAGCTCTCTCGCCAAAAGAAAAGTCTCAAATCATTGAAGCACTTCTTTTAAGCCTCGATCAACCTGATTCTAAAATTGAAGAAATTTGGAACGCTGAAGTTGATCTGCGTTTGGATGCAATCGAGAACGGATCGACTAAAACTATCCCATACAAAGAAATATTCTAAATATGACAATTGAATTTGATCCTCTGGCTCTATTAGAGCTAAATGATGCAGTAGAATATTATAATTTTAAACTTGCAGGTCTTGGTGATCGTTTTAAAGATGATGTGAGAATTGGTATCAATAGAATTTTGGAATATCCAGATGCCTGGCAACAACAAACTTCCAGAACAAGAAGATTTGTTCTTAATTCATTTCCTTATAAAATCATATACGCGATTCAGACTGAAAGAATTATAATTCTTGCGATTGCCAATTCACACCGTGAACCTGATTATTGGGTGAATCGACAAAGGAATTAACAACGACTGTTTGAAAAGTACATCCTTGTACTTTTCAAAAACCTATACCACCGGTTCTTCCTATAACAGACAATATATGCTCCGCTACGCTCCGGTCTTCGCCAAATCTAACACTTC contains:
- a CDS encoding GNAT family N-acetyltransferase — its product is MPQITQVKVDPNNEDLDFIVSSWTYNPTKERIKERISRHLSEGKLFSMVYQNQLIGAVAYKEIDQNVSEITGIGISVKHRNQGFGRQLINIIEQEIPTKEILIETDNNAVNFYEHCEYKIYNTKTLDNGIIRYQLIKKKI
- a CDS encoding addiction module protein; amino-acid sequence: MSTQEMIKEALALSPKEKSQIIEALLLSLDQPDSKIEEIWNAEVDLRLDAIENGSTKTIPYKEIF
- a CDS encoding type II toxin-antitoxin system RelE/ParE family toxin: MTIEFDPLALLELNDAVEYYNFKLAGLGDRFKDDVRIGINRILEYPDAWQQQTSRTRRFVLNSFPYKIIYAIQTERIIILAIANSHREPDYWVNRQRN